From a region of the Petrotoga miotherma DSM 10691 genome:
- the rpiB gene encoding ribose 5-phosphate isomerase B has translation MKIVITSDHAGYDMKEQIKNYLLEKKFDIIDLGTNSNASVDYPDYAKKLGEKVTKGEVDFGIGICGTGIGMSIAVNKVKGIRGALCLYPLMAEYARKHNDANVLVLAGRLMGIDLAIWTVDKFLSTDFEGGRHKRRVDKIDEIR, from the coding sequence ATGAAAATTGTAATTACCTCCGATCATGCCGGATATGATATGAAAGAACAGATTAAAAATTATCTTTTAGAGAAGAAATTCGATATAATAGATTTGGGGACTAATTCCAATGCTAGTGTCGATTATCCAGATTATGCCAAAAAACTTGGTGAAAAGGTAACCAAAGGCGAAGTTGATTTTGGCATAGGTATCTGTGGTACTGGAATCGGGATGTCAATCGCAGTGAACAAAGTGAAAGGCATACGAGGTGCTTTATGCTTGTATCCATTGATGGCAGAATACGCTAGAAAACATAACGACGCCAACGTTTTGGTTTTAGCAGGTAGACTTATGGGCATTGATTTAGCCATTTGGACGGTAGACAAGTTTTTATCGACAGATTTTGAAGGTGGAAGACATAAAAGGCGTGTCGATAAAATCGACGAAATTAGGTAA
- a CDS encoding ComEA family DNA-binding protein, with protein MRKKLLFPVLSIILVVLLGILTVDRYHSGEEGRLNSYQENKIDLLTASVEELIELPGIGPAKAQAILNYRQEKGFREIEDIMNVSGIGEKTFSNIKDYIYLSEVVYEIVDDKININEASSEELESLPGIGEVSAQKIIEYRAIKRISSLYDLKKLGIPSSTIEKMEGKIVF; from the coding sequence ATGAGAAAAAAGCTCCTTTTTCCGGTATTAAGTATAATTTTAGTTGTTTTGCTTGGGATTTTAACGGTTGATCGATATCACTCGGGTGAAGAAGGTAGACTTAATTCTTATCAGGAAAATAAAATAGACCTTTTAACCGCGTCAGTTGAAGAGTTGATCGAACTACCTGGAATCGGACCCGCCAAGGCACAAGCAATCCTAAATTATAGACAAGAGAAAGGTTTTAGGGAAATAGAAGACATTATGAACGTTTCTGGTATAGGAGAAAAAACATTTTCAAATATTAAAGACTATATTTATCTTTCAGAGGTTGTTTACGAAATAGTGGATGATAAAATAAACATAAATGAAGCATCCAGTGAAGAATTGGAAAGTTTACCGGGAATAGGAGAAGTGTCTGCACAGAAAATTATCGAATATAGGGCTATTAAACGTATAAGCTCTTTATATGATCTAAAGAAATTAGGTATTCCATCTTCTACGATAGAAAAAATGGAAGGGAAGATAGTATTTTGA
- a CDS encoding epoxyqueuosine reductase QueH yields MKIFLHVCCAPDLTVSYRKLAEQGFEPVVFFYNPNIYPLQEYSKRLDEVKKLRDIWGFQLYEGDYEPDKFLERIKGKENSLTANKEDSPKRCYECMKLRLEKTKAKAKRLNFSIYSTTLLASPRKSHKDILEITKNLDKEENPSFKYVNFRSNNGVHMAAQICKTYNIYRQNYCGCSFSLNESKRYEEESKQKNYKSLVEILGEELTQKYFTFYKKDLLRIPQDIPAKFLEKVGLHFLKYLKPQIILIKKEIAQDFNIVTSSRYKIDNWKGKVILW; encoded by the coding sequence TTGAAGATTTTCTTACACGTTTGCTGCGCACCTGATCTAACGGTTTCTTATAGAAAATTAGCAGAACAGGGATTCGAACCTGTTGTATTTTTTTACAACCCGAATATTTATCCACTTCAAGAATATTCCAAGAGATTGGATGAAGTTAAAAAATTAAGGGATATTTGGGGGTTCCAACTCTACGAAGGAGATTATGAACCTGATAAGTTTTTAGAAAGGATAAAGGGGAAAGAGAACAGCCTCACGGCAAATAAGGAAGACAGCCCTAAAAGATGTTATGAATGTATGAAGTTGAGGCTTGAAAAGACCAAAGCTAAAGCTAAACGATTGAATTTTTCTATCTATTCAACGACTCTTCTTGCTTCCCCTAGAAAGTCTCACAAGGATATTTTAGAAATAACGAAGAATTTGGATAAAGAAGAAAATCCATCTTTTAAGTATGTAAACTTTAGGTCCAATAATGGTGTTCATATGGCAGCACAAATATGTAAAACTTACAATATTTATCGTCAAAATTATTGTGGTTGTTCTTTTTCTTTGAACGAATCAAAAAGGTATGAAGAGGAGTCTAAGCAAAAAAATTACAAGAGTTTAGTTGAGATACTTGGAGAAGAGTTAACCCAAAAATATTTTACATTTTACAAAAAAGACTTGCTTAGAATTCCACAAGATATTCCAGCAAAGTTTTTAGAAAAGGTTGGATTGCACTTTTTGAAATATTTGAAACCTCAAATCATCCTAATAAAAAAAGAAATAGCCCAAGATTTTAACATCGTTACAAGTTCCAGATACAAGATTGATAACTGGAAAGGGAAAGTAATATTATGGTGA
- a CDS encoding DUF342 domain-containing protein gives MAKYDLRISEDGMVASLKLIDDGRPPTIGGIKAFLKEKGVVVGIKSEVIEEIVSEPEYDKEYAIAYGMPPKVGKDAQLIFQQNIEEKLNNENSYVDLKESSQLIIVKKGDTLAEIIPPTKGESGRNVRGEKIEGIQGKELKLKLGNNVEVNNNKVISKIDGKFLSKETPNGEISLDVSDEHKIEGNIDYATGNVRFPGKLIINGDVKSGFYVEATSYLEIKGVVESATVFCEGEAKIFGIKGAGKSSIKVKILRCNYIENANIEAEEDVIVKTAIVNSNIKAGKHVIVEGGTGKISGGYTLATNLIEAEILGSEMGVRSICEVGVLPDLNEELNKLEQKIALDMENLRKLNSIIKGIQVLKEKGKIDQKRLEYYKKSFNTYKMLLSEVREDKEKLETIRNKIQSSKESAFIIAKKVVYPGTEIIIHKKKFMPTKPITKVVFQLEDDEIVPHGYQKQTNVPR, from the coding sequence TTGGCTAAATATGATCTGCGAATCTCTGAAGATGGGATGGTGGCATCTTTAAAATTAATAGATGATGGACGACCACCTACTATTGGCGGAATAAAGGCTTTTCTAAAAGAAAAAGGTGTGGTAGTAGGGATAAAATCAGAAGTTATTGAAGAAATTGTCTCTGAACCCGAATATGATAAGGAATACGCTATTGCGTATGGAATGCCTCCGAAGGTTGGGAAAGATGCACAGTTAATCTTTCAGCAGAATATTGAAGAAAAACTTAACAATGAAAATAGCTATGTTGACTTAAAAGAAAGTAGCCAATTGATAATCGTAAAAAAAGGAGATACACTGGCAGAGATAATTCCTCCAACCAAAGGTGAATCCGGAAGAAACGTACGGGGAGAAAAAATCGAAGGTATTCAGGGAAAAGAGCTAAAACTAAAGTTAGGTAATAACGTTGAAGTAAACAACAATAAGGTAATTTCAAAGATAGATGGAAAGTTCCTCAGTAAAGAAACACCGAATGGTGAGATAAGCTTAGATGTTTCTGACGAACACAAGATAGAAGGAAACATAGACTACGCTACTGGTAACGTTCGCTTCCCAGGGAAGTTGATCATTAACGGGGATGTTAAATCGGGTTTTTACGTTGAAGCTACTTCTTATTTAGAGATCAAAGGTGTAGTTGAATCTGCTACGGTATTTTGTGAAGGAGAAGCCAAAATATTTGGAATAAAAGGTGCCGGTAAAAGTTCTATAAAGGTTAAAATCTTGAGGTGCAATTACATCGAAAACGCCAATATCGAAGCTGAAGAAGATGTAATAGTTAAAACAGCCATCGTCAATTCTAACATCAAAGCAGGAAAACATGTCATCGTTGAAGGTGGTACCGGAAAGATCTCAGGTGGATATACCTTAGCTACCAACCTTATAGAAGCGGAAATTTTAGGGAGTGAAATGGGTGTCAGATCTATCTGTGAAGTGGGAGTTTTACCTGACCTTAACGAAGAGTTAAATAAATTAGAACAAAAAATTGCCCTCGATATGGAAAATCTTAGGAAACTCAATTCTATAATCAAAGGGATCCAAGTCCTAAAAGAAAAAGGTAAAATAGACCAAAAGAGGTTAGAATACTACAAGAAATCTTTTAACACCTATAAAATGCTCTTATCAGAAGTAAGAGAAGATAAAGAAAAGCTGGAAACGATTAGAAATAAAATTCAATCATCTAAAGAATCTGCCTTTATCATAGCAAAAAAAGTGGTATATCCAGGAACTGAAATAATCATACACAAGAAAAAATTTATGCCTACAAAACCAATTACGAAGGTAGTGTTTCAACTCGAAGATGATGAGATAGTTCCTCACGGTTATCAAAAGCAAACAAATGTTCCCAGATAA
- a CDS encoding tetratricopeptide repeat protein — protein sequence MYRLLKKISFLILSIFFITLNIYAGNLDSYVYTFDTDELLVSSQKSLNVLGLYLKYYETGNEEYKTAANQTRPYILSSLKPDDSAALNVLSEYYPGNEEESINRIRILTNNYPDSVIVNAINVLLNYEVWQKSKNMEIFNEILSSIDIIEENIGENPFSIYYKSLLTWEGATLQEKENIFKNLEKAYSSYPSNRKIQELLIVQAFELSKFEDVKQLSTDYVNLSQKDERIMFLIALSYYNLDEKSESRKIVDWILQNSNKKAVLSKSYELLGDISETNSQKINYYKTAIDLDPKNAEALAKLGTTLYESNKTSTDNLAISRIYLTKALMYDPDNSDIKQTLNAIDRKLTRNNFLTTLLPLFIVISAIFYIVFKFGKEKKIDNDQSRRQPHSK from the coding sequence ATGTATCGACTTCTTAAAAAAATATCATTTCTAATTCTTTCCATTTTTTTTATAACTTTGAATATCTATGCCGGTAATTTAGATAGCTACGTTTATACTTTTGATACCGATGAATTATTAGTTTCATCCCAGAAGAGTTTGAACGTTTTAGGATTGTATTTAAAATATTATGAAACAGGTAACGAAGAATATAAAACTGCTGCTAATCAAACTAGGCCTTATATACTTTCTTCTTTAAAACCTGATGATTCAGCTGCGTTGAACGTTCTTTCTGAATACTATCCAGGTAATGAAGAGGAAAGTATCAATAGAATTAGGATATTAACCAACAATTACCCTGATTCAGTTATCGTTAATGCCATCAATGTTTTATTGAACTATGAAGTGTGGCAAAAATCCAAAAATATGGAAATATTTAATGAAATTTTAAGTTCCATTGATATAATAGAGGAGAATATTGGAGAAAATCCTTTTTCAATTTATTATAAATCGCTTTTAACGTGGGAAGGGGCAACCCTTCAAGAAAAAGAGAACATATTCAAAAATCTGGAAAAAGCTTATTCTTCTTATCCATCAAATAGAAAAATTCAAGAATTGTTGATAGTTCAAGCATTTGAATTAAGCAAGTTTGAAGACGTCAAACAGCTATCAACAGATTACGTAAATCTTTCACAAAAAGACGAAAGGATCATGTTTTTAATAGCCCTTTCTTATTACAATTTGGATGAAAAATCAGAATCAAGAAAAATTGTCGATTGGATTCTTCAAAATTCTAATAAAAAAGCGGTACTCTCAAAAAGTTATGAACTTTTGGGCGATATTTCTGAAACAAACTCTCAGAAGATAAATTATTATAAAACCGCTATCGATCTTGATCCTAAGAATGCAGAGGCTTTAGCTAAACTTGGAACAACTTTATATGAGAGTAATAAAACCAGCACTGACAATTTGGCAATTTCAAGAATTTATTTAACCAAAGCACTCATGTACGATCCAGATAATTCTGATATAAAACAAACTTTGAACGCTATAGATAGAAAACTAACCAGAAACAATTTCTTGACCACCTTGTTACCGTTATTTATAGTAATTTCAGCGATATTCTACATAGTATTCAAATTTGGGAAGGAGAAAAAAATTGACAATGACCAATCAAGAAGACAGCCTCACAGCAAATAA
- the thyX gene encoding FAD-dependent thymidylate synthase, translating to MTNQEDSLTANKEFIKVLDKGFVTLVDMMGDDRSAVRAARVSHGKDISTDEKDRKLIDYLMEHGHLSPFEHITFTFHVKAPIFVVRQWFRHRIGMSPNEISRRYTSKNVNEFYIPDHIRVQDTKNKQSSNVYFDEQLKEETLELIEEVYKKSYEAYEKLINMGVAREMARIILPVGEYTEFYLTTNARALMHFLDLRASSHAQWEIQQYAKALAQFFQKTCPWSYEAYLKHQYKGDILK from the coding sequence ATGACCAATCAAGAAGACAGCCTCACAGCAAATAAGGAATTTATCAAAGTGCTCGATAAAGGATTTGTTACTCTTGTTGATATGATGGGAGATGACAGATCTGCGGTTAGGGCTGCCAGAGTGTCACACGGAAAAGATATATCTACCGATGAGAAAGATAGAAAACTCATAGACTACTTGATGGAACATGGGCATCTCTCTCCGTTTGAACATATCACTTTTACATTTCATGTAAAAGCCCCTATCTTTGTTGTTAGACAATGGTTTCGCCATAGGATAGGAATGTCTCCCAATGAAATCAGTAGAAGATACACATCGAAAAACGTCAACGAGTTTTATATCCCGGATCATATCAGGGTACAAGATACAAAAAACAAACAGAGTAGTAATGTATACTTTGATGAACAATTAAAAGAGGAGACTCTTGAACTTATAGAAGAAGTTTACAAGAAAAGTTATGAGGCTTACGAAAAACTTATAAATATGGGTGTAGCAAGAGAAATGGCACGTATTATACTACCCGTAGGGGAATACACTGAGTTTTATTTAACTACAAATGCCCGGGCCTTGATGCATTTCTTGGATTTAAGGGCATCTTCACATGCACAATGGGAAATTCAACAGTACGCTAAGGCTTTGGCACAATTTTTTCAAAAAACTTGTCCGTGGAGTTATGAAGCATATTTGAAGCATCAGTACAAAGGAGACATTTTAAAGTAA